The Pandoraea oxalativorans DNA segment CAACAGTACGCGCTGGCGTCGAAGTTCGTCCACGGCGGCCTGCGCAAGCACGATGCCCTGTGTGGTCTGCATCGCAACCGGCAAGAGCAATTCGACCAGCGCGCGATAGTGCTGTCGGCCGAATTGCGCCAGGCCCAGCCTGGCCAGGAGTTCCTGCAGATGTTCGCGGCGCGTTTCGTCACGCGTCGCGTACACGTCCCACACCGCCGGTGTGACACCCAATTGTGCAGCGACGATACCGATGATCGGAGCATGCGGCTTTTCGGCCGGCCCCAGTACCCGACCCGGAAAGCGCAGGTAAATCATCAGCACCGCAATGCCGAGCCGGTTGTGGCCACCTCGATGCTGGCGTACGAACGCGAAGTCCTCCGCCGACAACGTGGCCAGGCGAATCAGTTCGCTTTCGTCTTCCGGGAAAGTGAACAGCTGGAATCGCTGAGCAGCGGTGAGCAGTTCCCGGCGGGGCATAGTTCACCTCGTCGAGCGAAGGTACTGATACAGCGTTTCGCGGCTAACACCAAATTCACGAGCGATCTGGGCTTTGCGTTCGCCGGCATCCACGCGACGGCGAAGGTCGGCAACCTGCGCGTCGGACAAAGCCGGCTTACGACCGCGATAGGCGCCGCGTTGCTGCGCCAGGGCGATACCCTCACGCTGGCGTTCGCGAATCAGCGCACGTTCGAATTCGGTGAATGCCCCCATGACCGATAACATCAGATTCGCCATCGGCGAGTCCTCGCCCGTGAACGTCAAGCATTCCTTGGAGAACTCGATGCGCACGCCGCGTTGGGTCAGCGCCTGCACGACATGGCGCAGGTCGTCCAGATTCCGCGCGAGCCGGTCCATGCTATGCACGACTATCGTGTCGCCGCTGCGCACGAACGTCATCATTGCGTCGAGCTGCGGCCGCTTCGTGTCTTTCCCCGACGCCCAGTCGGTAAAGGTGCGATCAAGCACGACGCCGTCGAGCTGGCGCTCGGCGTTCTGCTCGAACGAGCTGACCCGCACGTATCCGACCCGCTGACCGTTCATGGCGAATTTCCGACGAAGGTGTCAGCCTGAAATCTATGACTTCGGCGACTCCGCGTCAAACAATTGTCAGGACGGCCCTATCCTGACGAATCTGACGGTCTAGCCTGACATCAGGTTAGGGTATGCTTCAATCTGACAACTGCCTGCGGACAAAGGCCGTGAGCCGACCCACGACGCTCGCCACGGGACGGGGGCCGGCCTGCCTCGCCGACAATCGACCTCTTGCCGATCCACTGCTCCAATGCTTACCGCGCGCGTCACTGGATCGGCGGCACCACGCCAAGCTTTTCCGCTAGCATCCTTTCGTATACACCGAAGTGCAGGTCGACCTCCTCCTGCGTAACGACGGTCACAACAATGTTGATTTGCGCCAGTTGCAGGCCGAGCACCGTCGCGATCGCCGCTTCCAGCTGCGGCGCGCATAGCCGGTCCTCGGCGAAGGTGGTGCCAACCGCAATCTCGTAAGCGGATTCCTGCCGCAATACCACTTCAACCAGCCGCGCACGGGCGCTCATGTTGCTGTCGATCGCCAGTCGGATTACTTCAACCGCCGTGTGCATCGTCTCGGTCGGGAAACCCTTTGTTGAGCGCAACCGGATTCGGTGCTGGCCAAGGGTCAGCCAATCGTATTCGAATTCCATGGTGTCCTCGCATGGTCCGTCAGGAGCGTCGTGAAGATAGGGATTTGGCCATCCGAATTCAAGAACAGAAAATCACAATACCCCTTGAAATTTCCGCGCAAGATCCTATCTTGAATGCCGCTCAGGCAGTCGCGCCAGCAGTCCGGCGCGCTGCGTGTTTCGATTTGTTTGCCCGCAGCACGGCAGACGGACTGGAGCGCGTAGGCCGGTTCGTCTTCCTGCTGGTTTTGAAGGAGGAAATGACCATGAGCGATCTCTACTTCGGGACCGACCTTTTCGGCGAGTTCGACCGTCTGCAACGGCAGATGGCGAGCCTCTTCGGCGGTTTCCCTTCCAGCATCCGTTCCGGGCGCTTCGGTGCCTTCCCGCAGGTCAACATCGGCTCGACTGACGACTCTATCGAGGTCGTCGCGTTCGCGCCGGGTGTCGATCCCAAAAACCTCGACGTATCGATCGACAAGGGGCTGCTGACCATCAGCGGCGAGCGCCAGACCGCACAGCCGGACGCGGCCAGCGACGACGCCCGTACCTATGCGCAGGAACGGTTCGTCGGCGCTTTCAGGCGCGTCATTGAACTGCCACAGCATGCGGACCCCGACAAGGTCACGGCGCAGTACAGCAATGGCTGCCTGACCGTGAGCATTGGCAAGCGGGAAACATCAAAACCGCGAGCCATCACCGTTCAATGAAACCTGTCGCAGAACTGAGGAGGACATCATGAACGACACGACAGAACTTGCCAGGAAAGATGAAACGGCGGTGGCCCGTCGCGAAGACGACCAGTCGCAACGTCGGATCACGCTAACGCCGCCCGTGGACATCTTCGAGGATAGCCAGGGCGTCACCCTGTGGGCAGATCTGCCCGGCGTGACAAAGGACCGGCTCGATGTGAAGGTGCACGATGGCACCCTGTACATCGAGGCCGAGGCGGTCGTGCCCACGCCGGCGGGGCTGCGCCTGCAACACGCGGAGATTCGCCAACCTCACTTCGCGCGGGCGTTCTCTCTTGGGGCCGACTTCGACGCAACGAAAATCGACGCAAACCTGAAGGACGGCGTGCTGAAGCTGACCATACCGCGCCGCGACGAAGCCCGTCCGCGCCGGATCGAAGTGCGTACGAACTGAAGTCAGCACGCGGGCAGCAATGACAGGGAGAAAACCGGTGGTGGTCGTCTGACCGCCACCATCCGACCGGGGAGGCCCGGATGCGGGACGTTAAGTGTCGGTAGGCGGCGGAGTCGCGGCTTCAATATCCCCCCCCTGCCAGACCGTAGAGGAGGATATGATGAACACAGACCTGAAGAAGTGGAACCCCTTCAAGTTCCTTCGTGGCGCGGGGCGCAAGTCCGATGCGGACAGCCCGGAAAGTCCCCCACCGAGCGAACAGTGGCGTGCCTCGTGGCCTGACATTCCACGACTTTTCTCGCGCGACCCGTGGCGTGCAGTGGAGGAGTTCTTTCATGACCCGTTTGCAGGCCGTGGTGCGCTCGAACGATGGTTTGGCGATTTCAGTTCATCGCGCTTCCAGCCACGCATCGACGTGGTCGATGAGGGGCAGGTGCTGCGCGTAACCGTCGAACTGCCCGGAATGGAGCGGGAGGATCTGAACGTCACCGTGGAGGATGGGGCGCTCGTATTGCGCGGCGAGAAAAAGCAGGACGTGCACAGCGAGGAAGACGGCTGCTACCGGCTTGAGCGCGCCTATGGAAGCTTCGTGCGCACGATCCCGATGCCGGAAAATGCCGACCCTGATCACGCCCTGGCAAAGTTCGACAACGGCGTGCTCACGTTGACCGTACCGAAATCGGAGCCGTCGAGATCCGCGAGCCGCACCATCGATATCGGCTAGGGGCAAAGAAAATCGCCGGTAGGGGATGGATATCGGGGCGAACCGGGCCGTTAGCTCAGCTGGTAGAGCAGCGGACTTTTAATCCGTTGGTCACTGGTTCGAATCCAGTACGGCCTACCCCTGTGTACACGATTGTGTCAGACATTGCACGCGCGACAGGACAGGATGCCAGGCGGCCGGTCAGGGGGAGTAAGGATCTTTTCAGGCCGTCAGGACGAGCTGTGGTCTCAGCTCGCCGCTAACGTACGTAAAAATCCGTTTCTTGAGGGCACCCCCAAGAGGCCGCACGCCTCGTCAACAGAGGGATGTATTCCGCCGTGAGCATGGCGAGCGCAGAACATGGGTTGCCTGAGCTAGACACGGCCTGGGATGGTACGGCAGCAGGGGAGGGGATGGCGTGGTCAGGCGCAGGCTTACGAGAAAAGCTCGGCGTGGGTGCCGCTGCGCACGAACACCACCAAGCCGCTCTTGCCCGCGTCGTCGAGTGTGTAGATCAGTAGGAAGTCGCCACCGATATGGCACTCACGATGGCCTGTCCAGTCCCCCGTGAGCGGGTGATCGAGCCATTCGGGCGGCAGTGGCCCGTCGTTGGCGATTAGCAGCGTCATGGCTTCTTTCAGTCGGTTCATGTCGTACCGACCGGAGTGAGACAGACGCTGCCAATCCTTGAGGAAGTCCCGGGTGTAATCCGAAGCGCGAGGCAGCTTCGCCCGCTTACTTGCGGTTGGCTTCTTCGAGGGCATTTAGCAACGCGTCAGCGGTGGCAAAGCGAGCGCGGCGGTTCTTGATAAGCTCGTCGGCCTCTGCAAGGGCGGCGCGGGTGGTGGCGTTGGGCGCCTTGAGCGCGAACGGCAATTCCTGGTCAGCGACAACACGGGTCAGGAACACGCGGATCGCATCGGAAACGGTCAGGCCCATCGCGGCCAGCGTTTCCGCCGCCTGCACCTTGATGTTCTCGTCCACGCGCACGTGAACCATAGTGGTGGTTGCCGCCATGATGGACTCCTAGCGAGATGTGTTGAGATACATTGTATCTCATGACGCGGGCCATTTCAAGGCAAAGCCGCGGGATGGCCACTTCGACCCCCGCCACGCCCGAGCGGCCGAGGCAGGGCGTTCATGATAAAAAGCGTTCTCAGCTAACGATTAACATTACTCCAAGCCGCGGTTCGACGCAGTTCTACGCGGCGGGCGCTACGGCATGCCGGATATCCGGGGCTTTCTGCCCGTATGGGGTCATGAGCGCCCTGCCGGTTTCACCGATCCCGCGAACGCGCTTCTCCGTTGCCACATGTTTTGGTCAGAATCCGCAAGCCCAGCGCGGCTGACGATGGTATCCATGGGTTTCGCTCCTGTATGTCCGAGGCCCTTTCGATGCACTTTTCGCAGCTCCCCCCGACGGGATCGGCCCCGACCACTGGATACGCCGGTCAAGTCCCGCGCGGGTGCGCCGAGGCGCTTGGCGCGATACTGGCTACGGTCGACTTCCGTCGTAAGGCAATGGTCAACGCCGCTCATGAGGGGCTGCAGGCGTCGGCGCTGACGATCTTTCCCCCTGAGACCTTTGACGGCATGGATCCCGAGGGGGTCGGGCGCGCGCTCGCCTCCCTGATGCTGTGTGACTTCGCCGCGCAACGGAACCAGACGACACAGTGGATTGAGCCCGACCGCGACGACGTCCTCAGGACACTGGCCGTGCGTCTCACGCCCACTGGGCAGGAGGCGCTGCTGCAAAGCCTTGAGAACCGTCAGGGTGATAACGCGTTTTCCAACTACTTCGCCCACGCCGACGGCCAATACTTCGCGCAGGCCGACGCGTATTGTCTGGCTGGCCACTTGTACTTCCAGCGGGCAGGCAGCCCCCTGTTGGCAGGGAGCATCGACAAGACGCCTGAGGACGCCAGTGCGCAGGCCGCCAGAGACTACTTGAAGGCAGCCGACCCAACCCAGCACCTGATGCTGGTTCCGCTGTCCCGGCTGCGCTCGGGCCGGTCCAGGCGCAACGTACGCACGACACCGCGCCTGTCGATTCCCAAGTTGGCCGCGGGTATTTCGCGCGTTAGCCTGCTGCAAAAACCTTACCGTGTTTGCCGCTGCCGACGGCAAGCCCTACGAAGTCGTCGCGGGCGATCGCCGCCTGAGCGCGTCAAAGCTGCTGGCGAAGAAAAAGCCCATCCCCGCCGATCACAAAGTGCCGTGCCTGCTCGTCGCCGATGCGTCGGCCCGTACCGTAAGCCTTGCCGAGAACGTGCAGCGCGAGGCCATGCACCCGGCCGACCAGTTCGTCGCCTTCGCCGCATTGGTTAAAGAAGGTCGTCCCGTGGAAGACATTGCCGCTGTTTTCGGCGTGTCCCCGCTGGTCGTGCAGCGACGCCTGAAACTCGCGAACGTCTCGCCGCGTTTGCTGGCCGACTACCGCAACGACTCGCCGGACGCGCCGACGCTGGAGCAATTAATGGTGCTGCTTAGTACTACAGCCGTAGATTGTGGAGGGGCTGGAAACACCCACGCCGCCTGTAGTGGCAGACTTGGGCACGAAGTTGATGGCGCCGCCGCCATGCTGACCAGCCCAAAATATGTCCAATCGAATGGATTCCATGCCAAAGCAATCTTGATAGCAGACGGCGCAACTCCGGTACGCTCAGCGCAATCATGTCTTCAGGATTTTTTTTTGACTTTGCTGCGAAGCACCACAAGCACCGCGTGAGCCAGTAGCGACAAGGTGATGTGCCGATACCATCCGTGCCATTTGCGCACTTCGTAGTGGTCCAGGCCGCATTCCCCCTTGGTAGCTTCGAAGCCGATTTCGATTTCCCATCGTCGGCCAGCAACCCGAACCAACGTCTGCCGTGTTGCCTTTCGGCGCGGTGCATAAACCACGTAAAAAGCGTACTCAGGCGTTTCGTCAAGCGAGCGTCGAACCAATAAATAGTGGCCCCAGCGCTTTTCCTCGGCACTCATCTGCAAACGCCACAAGGGGACAAGTGCCCAGTCATACAAACGCTCACCTTTGGCTCCTTGACCCGCAGACAGTCGCTTCCAGGCCCGTGTCGGTTGAGCCCGAGCAATGGCGTCGGCACGTACGTATCTGGGTCCTTGCCACCAGAGCGGCTCATCCTTTGCCACCGCAAGTATGAACGCTTGATCACGGGATTCCAGCCATACCCGCAGACGCCGATCTCCCCCGTAGACCGCGTCCGCGGTCACCCAACGACACGGCAGGCCAGCATCCAACGCACGCTCGATCATGCGCCGCGCAATTTGCGGTTTGGTTGAAAACTCAACCGATGCAGGAATTCCAGCGCCATGCCTGCGTGCTGCATCCTCTGCCCATTCCTGAGGAAGATACAACTCCCGGTCGATAAACGCCGAGCCGCCATGACCGGCGTAATTCAAGAACACCCCAATCTGACTGTTCTCGATGCGTCCGGCGGTGCCGCTGTACTGTCGTTTCACCCCGGCCGAATGCTGCCCCTTCTTGATAAAGCCCGTTTCATCGACGATCAATACGGCCTCTGGATCGCCAATATGCTCTATGACATACTCACGCAGAACATCTCTGGCTTCATCAGCATCCCATTGCGCCCGCTCCAGCAGGTGCTGCACACCATCTGGGGTTGCTTCTCCGATGAACTCCGCCAACTGCCATCCGTTCTTTCGTTCTACGCCGCTAAGCAACCCCTTCAGGTACGCCAACGATCGCGCCCTGGGTTCTGGGCGCTTGAATAGCGTTGCGAGGCGACTGTGTGCACTCTCCAGTTCTCGTTGCCACTGTCTTGCCTTAGAAACCATTCTGTCCACGAGCTTTTTTGTTGACGAAATTCTACCTTAATAATCTACGGCTGTAGTATTAGCACTTATCCGTAAATAAAGGTATACTTCGTTCGGAGCCGCAAGCGAGTGCGGCGTTGGAGCGAAGGCTTGACCAAGAAGCGAGTCGAATCGTGGGAGGTGACCGCTGAGTTCTGGCAGCGGGTGGAGCCACTGATTCCGCAACGTGCGCCCTCACCAGAGAAAAAGTACCTGCGCAGGCCGGGCGCGGGACGACCGCCGGAGCCGGCTCGCCAGGTGTTTGAAGCCATTGTGTATGTACTGCGCACGGGCTGCCAATGGAAGGCGTTGCCGAAAGAGCGTTTTGGTAGTGCCAGCGCCATCCACAAACGCTTTCTCGAATGGGAGGCAGCGGGCTTCTTCGCGGCACTGTGGGAGGCGGGCCTGGCCGAATACGACGAGATGGAGGGCATCGCCTGGCGCTGGCAACGCGTCGACGGGGCGATGATGAAGGCTCCCCTGGCACAAGAAGCTGTCGGCCCGAACCCGACGGATCGGGGAAAAAAATGGAAGCAAACGCCATCTTCTGGTCGACGGGCGTGGCGTCCCGTTGTCGCTCATCGTCACCGGGGCCAACGTCAATGACGGCAAGCGACTCGATGAGGTCCTCGGCGCCATCATGGTCAAGCGCCCGAATCCCCCGCATCGTCGCAGCAAGCACCTGTGCGCGGATGCAGGTTACCGAAGCGCCGAGTGTCTTCGCATCATCGACGAGCACGATTACATTCCCCATGTCGTCGATCGTCGGAAGGAGGCCGACCTCAAGCGGCGCGATCCGAACAAAAAGGCCAGGCGCTGGGTGGTTGAAGTCTGTCATAGCTGGTTCAACCGCTTTCGCAAACTGCTCGTCCGATACGAAAAACTCGAACACAGTTTCGTCGCTCTAAACCATCTTGCCGCCGCCATCATCGCCTTCCGCAAGGTGCCGCTGAGCGTCAACATAATTTACGGATAAATTCTTAGCTCACCCGGCTTCGGCCGGGTTTTAATAGGATGGTCAGCCCGTTCCCCATTCAGAGGACTACGCTGAGTGGGGTCGCGAGTGGCAACACGTTGTTCGGGTCCCATCCAGCACGCAGCTATGGCGATGCTCGGTCTGACACACACGGTAGACCTCGCAGTAGCGCTCCACGAAACGCCTTGACAGTACCAGCTTATCAATGTATTGTCGGCGCTGAAAGATTCAAGAAGCTCGATTGCTGATCATCATTTTTCTGCGTCCTCTCCTCTGCGCGGTATTCGCTGTCCTCTCCTCCTCCTTGAAATTTTTTGCGCTCCGCAACGAGCTTATTACGTTTATTTCAAGGAATTGTCATGGAAACCGGTACTGTTAAGTGGTTCAACGATAGCAAGGGCTTTGGCTTCATTACGCCGGATGCAGGCGGCGACGATCTGTTCGCTCACTTCTCCGAAGTTCGAGGCGAGGGTTTCAAAACGCTCGCAGAGAATCAGAAGGTGAGGTACGAGACCAAGCGTGGCCCGAAGGGTTTGCAGGCAGCAAATATCAGCCCGCAATAAAGTAATTCAAGGGCCGGTACACCGGCCCTTTGCTTGAATCGCATCCTCGCGGAGCTTTGCGCTCCCGATCTGATCGCACCGTTTCAAGGTGCGCATCGTTTGTCGTCTCGACACGATTCCTCTCTCGCTCCCACTTCGTAGTTATCCATTTGTATGGTGCTAAATGCCATGCAAGTCTCTCGCTTATCGCTTATGAAAAATAATAGGTTCATCGCGCAATAGCGTGGAGGGATTTGACAAGTTTTCGTACTCTTGATGGCAGGAATTTGCCATCAGGAGTGCGTGGAGATGCTGGATCGCAAGCTGCTGGAGTCGCTGGGAGGCTGGCAGGGCTATGCCGTCGAACGCGTGGAGTGGCCCGAGGGCACAGGGCGCACGCTGTCGATCTATTTGAAGCCAACCGCCAAGGTGATGCTGTGCGAGCAGTGCGGCGCACGATGTCGCCAGGTCCATGAGACCACGGTGCGCCGGGTGCGAGATCTGCCGTTATTTGAGTACCGGGTTGTTCTTCATGTTCCACGCCGGCGCTTGTTGTGTGAGCAATGCGGTGGCCCGCGCCTGGAGCGGCTTACTTGGCTGGGTCGCTACCAGCGGGTGACGGATCGGCTTGCGGCGGCCTGCAGCCAATTGCTGCAATCGAGCAACGTGCAGGCGGTGGCGAGGTTCTTCGAGCTGGGTTGGCATACCGTCAAGACGCTGGACAAGGCCCGGCTCCGAGCGTCAGTGCGCGAACCGGATTGGTCCAGGATCGAGTATTTAGCGATGGACGAGTTCGCCCTGCATAAAGGGCATCGGTACGCGACGGTAGTCGTCGATCCGATCAGCAGGCAGGTGCTGTGGATCGGCCCAGGACGCTCACGCGAGACGGCTCGGGCGTGTTGATGTGCACCAAGAACTGACCCTTGGGGGATGCGGCTATTTTCTTGGACTGTTTTACGTCGTTAACCCGAGGCTTTCACGGTACTCGATGGGGCTGAGATAGCCAAGGGAGCCCTTGATCCGCTTTTCGTTGTACCAGCGAATGTAGGCGTTCAGTGCCTCTACGAATTGCACGATGGTCGTCGAACGCCAGTCCCCTGGATAGAACATTTCGGTCTTCAGCCTTCCGAAGAATCCCTCACAGGCCGCATTGTCTGGTGAGCAGGCTTTACGCGACATGGATCGGATCAGATTAGCCTTTGCAACTCGCGATAGCCAGCCAGGCCAACGGTAGTGGCCACCCCGATCGGAATGTACGATCGGCTTCTCATCGTCCTCGGTCACGGTCTCGATAGCCGCATCTAACATGGTATTCACGAGCTCGGCGTCGGGGCTTGTGCCAATCGACCAACTGACTACCATGCCATCGAAGCAGTCGATCATCGGCGATAGATATACCTTCCCGGCCGGGATCTGGAACTCGGAGATATCCGTCAGCCACTTTTCGTTGGGGGCGGTAGCTGGAGCGGCCCCATGAAACACCGGACACAGCGACCCACTTACAATAACGGGTAGGCATAAGACTGTGTTTTTGACTAACACCAAGCAGGAAGTGATGGAAGTGTTGACGGGCCCAGAGCGCCGGCGTCGCTGGACGGCGGAGCAGAAACTGTCGATGGTTCGCGAGAGTTTCGAACCGGGAAAATCGGTTTCAATGGTCGCGCGCCATTACGGCGTGAACCCGAACCAGCTATTCCACTGGCGCAAGCTGTACCAGGACGGTAGCCTGTCAGCGGTCAAGGCTGGCGAAGAAGTGGTTCCGGCATCGGAGTTGGCTGATGCGCTCAAGCAGATTCGCGAGCTGCAACGGATGCTCGGCAAAAAAACAATGGAGAACGAGATTCTCCGGGAAGCAGTTGAATACAGCCGAGCAAAAAAATGGATAGCGCACTCGCCCTTGCTGCCGGAGGACGGCCAGTGAAACTGGTCTGTGAAGTTCTCGGCGTGTCGCGCTCGAACGTATCGGCACGACTGTCGCGTCCGGCGACGTGGCGCGATGGCCGGCAATCAAGGCCGACCGACGACGAAACTGTAGTCGAGGAAATCCGCCGTGTCGTCGGCGATTTGCCCAGCTATGGCTACCGGCGGGTTTGGGGCACGTTGCGCAACGAGCGCGTTGCAGTTGGACTGGCGCCGTTCAATGCCAAGCGCATTTATCGCATCATGCGAACGCATGGGCTGCTGACGCAGCGCCGACCGATTGCGCCGCGAGCCCACCGTCGACATGATG contains these protein-coding regions:
- a CDS encoding Hsp20/alpha crystallin family protein; the protein is MNDTTELARKDETAVARREDDQSQRRITLTPPVDIFEDSQGVTLWADLPGVTKDRLDVKVHDGTLYIEAEAVVPTPAGLRLQHAEIRQPHFARAFSLGADFDATKIDANLKDGVLKLTIPRRDEARPRRIEVRTN
- a CDS encoding Hsp20/alpha crystallin family protein, coding for MNTDLKKWNPFKFLRGAGRKSDADSPESPPPSEQWRASWPDIPRLFSRDPWRAVEEFFHDPFAGRGALERWFGDFSSSRFQPRIDVVDEGQVLRVTVELPGMEREDLNVTVEDGALVLRGEKKQDVHSEEDGCYRLERAYGSFVRTIPMPENADPDHALAKFDNGVLTLTVPKSEPSRSASRTIDIG
- a CDS encoding IS3 family transposase (programmed frameshift), encoding MEVLTGPERRRRWTAEQKLSMVRESFEPGKSVSMVARHYGVNPNQLFHWRKLYQDGSLSAVKAGEEVVPASELADALKQIRELQRMLGKKTMENEILREAVEYSRGKKMDSALALAAGGRPVKLVCEVLGVSRSNVSARLSRPATWRDGRQSRPTDDETVVEEIRRVVGDLPSYGYRRVWGTLRNERVAVGLAPFNAKRIYRIMRTHGLLTQRRPIAPRAHRRHDGKVAVARSNQRWCSDGFEFRCDNGEPLRVTFALDCCDREAMSWAATTAGHSGDIVRDVMLAAVENRFGNEVHTPSEIEWLSDNGSGYTADDTRRFAMNIGLKPLTTPVCSPQSNGMAESFVKTMKRDYVAFMPKPDAATAAHNLAIAFEHYNEKHPHSALKYRSPREFRRSMDSATLV
- a CDS encoding IS701 family transposase, translating into MVSKARQWQRELESAHSRLATLFKRPEPRARSLAYLKGLLSGVERKNGWQLAEFIGEATPDGVQHLLERAQWDADEARDVLREYVIEHIGDPEAVLIVDETGFIKKGQHSAGVKRQYSGTAGRIENSQIGVFLNYAGHGGSAFIDRELYLPQEWAEDAARRHGAGIPASVEFSTKPQIARRMIERALDAGLPCRWVTADAVYGGDRRLRVWLESRDQAFILAVAKDEPLWWQGPRYVRADAIARAQPTRAWKRLSAGQGAKGERLYDWALVPLWRLQMSAEEKRWGHYLLVRRSLDETPEYAFYVVYAPRRKATRQTLVRVAGRRWEIEIGFEATKGECGLDHYEVRKWHGWYRHITLSLLAHAVLVVLRSKVKKKS
- a CDS encoding recombinase family protein — protein: MNGQRVGYVRVSSFEQNAERQLDGVVLDRTFTDWASGKDTKRPQLDAMMTFVRSGDTIVVHSMDRLARNLDDLRHVVQALTQRGVRIEFSKECLTFTGEDSPMANLMLSVMGAFTEFERALIRERQREGIALAQQRGAYRGRKPALSDAQVADLRRRVDAGERKAQIAREFGVSRETLYQYLRSTR
- a CDS encoding cold-shock protein translates to METGTVKWFNDSKGFGFITPDAGGDDLFAHFSEVRGEGFKTLAENQKVRYETKRGPKGLQAANISPQ
- a CDS encoding IS5 family transposase (programmed frameshift); protein product: MTKKRVESWEVTAEFWQRVEPLIPQRAPSPEKKYLRRPGAGRPPEPARQVFEAIVYVLRTGCQWKALPKERFGSASAIHKRFLEWEAAGFFAALWEAGLAEYDEMEGIAWRWQRVDGAMMKAPLAQEAVGPNPTDRGKKNGSKRHLLVDGRGVPLSLIVTGANVNDGKRLDEVLGAIMVKRPNPPHRRSKHLCADAGYRSAECLRIIDEHDYIPHVVDRRKEADLKRRDPNKKARRWVVEVCHSWFNRFRKLLVRYEKLEHSFVALNHLAAAIIAFRKVPLSVNIIYG
- a CDS encoding Hsp20/alpha crystallin family protein, yielding MSDLYFGTDLFGEFDRLQRQMASLFGGFPSSIRSGRFGAFPQVNIGSTDDSIEVVAFAPGVDPKNLDVSIDKGLLTISGERQTAQPDAASDDARTYAQERFVGAFRRVIELPQHADPDKVTAQYSNGCLTVSIGKRETSKPRAITVQ
- a CDS encoding type II toxin-antitoxin system RelB/DinJ family antitoxin, translated to MAATTTMVHVRVDENIKVQAAETLAAMGLTVSDAIRVFLTRVVADQELPFALKAPNATTRAALAEADELIKNRRARFATADALLNALEEANRK
- a CDS encoding type II toxin-antitoxin system YafQ family toxin; the encoded protein is MPSKKPTASKRAKLPRASDYTRDFLKDWQRLSHSGRYDMNRLKEAMTLLIANDGPLPPEWLDHPLTGDWTGHRECHIGGDFLLIYTLDDAGKSGLVVFVRSGTHAELFS